In Gadus morhua chromosome 2, gadMor3.0, whole genome shotgun sequence, a single window of DNA contains:
- the ccdc97 gene encoding coiled-coil domain-containing protein 97 produces the protein MWGEIDPPLTKPIPGPSEKNDRTETPDNTRMDLETQMFPAFVLKKPTSPKDSPQDKQDFQVLSPSVNAMLEAVALSGSPVKSQQIGEADLTLDQRREELLQQYKSKPLVFLERYQAHLKPQHLAAFSHLGSDPRAKHYCRVIQRRPGGHADRTRVRNHRYAALRALQREGQYFSEEQMRNRELLLYEQYIGQYLTDDEILERSQELMQDGAAQGRSDGPEGCASGGLAHILLNSYQERLLQSRLEEEQEKEDGAKEEEEEDDERKDDEDLNDAGQEERQGGPSQEEKALLREEFIGQMHQRFLSGQDKDFNYSEVDENPDYDNLDIVSRDAEEKYFDDDYDDGEEEEEEEEEEEEEEEGEEYQRKNKDGDECMTE, from the exons ATGTGGGGGGAAATAGATCCTCCATTAACAAAACCCATTCCAGGTCCTTCTGAGAAAAATGACAGAACTGAAACACCTGACAACACACGCATGGATTTGGAGACTCAAATGTTCCCTGCATTTGTGTTGAAAAAGCCAACGAGCCCCAAAGATAGCCCGCAGGACAAACAG GATTTTCAGGTCTTATCCCCCAGTGTGAATGCCATGTTGGAGGCTGTCGCTTTGAGTGGGAGCCCGGTCAAGAGCCAGCAAATAGGAGAAGCAGACCTGACTCTAGATCAGCGTCGAGAGGAGCTGTTACAACAGTACAAGAGCAAACCGCTTGTTTTCCTTGAAAGGTACCAG GCCCATCTGAAGCCTCAGCATCTGGCTGCGTTCTCCCACCTCGGTTCTGAcccaagggccaagcactacTGCCGGGTGATACAAAGAAGGCCTGGAGGGCATGCCGACAGGACGAGGGTTCGAAATCATCGCTATGCGGCCCTTAGAGCCCTGCAGAGAG AGGGTCAGTACTTCAGCGAGGAGCAGATGAGAAACAGGGAGCTGCTACTGTATGAGCAGTACATCGGCCAGTACCTGACAGATGATGAG ATACTGGAGCGATCCCAGGAGTTGATGCAGGACGGTGCTGCTCAGGGAAGGTCGGACGGGCCAGAGGGGTGTGCTTCCGGGGGGCTGGCCCACATCCTCCTCAACTCCTACCAAGAGCGACTCCTTCAGAGccgtctggaggaggagcaggagaaggaggacggcgccaaggaagaggaggaggaagacgatgaACGTAAGGATGATGAAGACCTCAACG ACGCTGGGCAGGAGGAGCGGCAGGGAGGGCCCTCGCAGGAGGAGAAAGCCCTGCTCCGCGAGGAGTTCATCGGACAGATGCACCAGCGCTTCCTATCCGGCCAAGACAAGGACTTCAACTACAG TGAAGTGGACGAGAACCCAGACTATGACAACCTGGACatagtgagcagagatgcagagGAGAAGTACTTTGATGATGACTATGATGAtggtgaggaggaagaagaagaggaggaggaggaagaagaagaagaagaaggcgaAGAGTATCAGCGTAAAAATAAAGATGGAGATGAGTGTATGACAGAATAG